One Eubacterium sp. 1001713B170207_170306_E7 genomic window carries:
- the nifS gene encoding cysteine desulfurase NifS, translating to MKRIYLDNAATTAVDEAVLAEMLPYFTEKYGNPSSIYEEGREAKRGVETARLQLAQAINADPKEIYFTAGGSESDNWAIKGVALKNRKKGNHIITTEIEHHAVLHTCEYLEKEGFEVTYLPVDKDGLISLEELKNAIKDETILVSIMFANNEIGTIEPIKEIGEIVKAKGIIFHTDAVQAFGNVPIDVKDLNVDLLSLSSHKIYGPKGIGALYIRKGVPIDNLIHGGAQERRRRAGTENTASIVGFGKAAEMAANDLEANTAHLQELRDALIKGVMERIPQVRLNGHPTKRLPGNANFCFDYIEGESILLSLDLIGVAGSSGSACTSGSLDPSHVLLAIGLPAGIAHGSLRLTIGKHTTMEDIEYVVDNLVGIIERLRKMSPIDANSPIDDAVYDHDQHHHH from the coding sequence ATGAAAAGAATCTATTTAGATAACGCGGCAACAACAGCTGTTGACGAAGCGGTTCTGGCAGAAATGCTGCCATATTTTACAGAAAAATACGGAAATCCGTCCTCCATTTATGAGGAGGGCAGGGAAGCCAAGCGTGGTGTGGAGACTGCCAGACTGCAGCTCGCCCAGGCCATCAACGCAGACCCTAAGGAAATTTATTTCACAGCAGGCGGCTCTGAATCGGATAACTGGGCCATCAAGGGCGTGGCTTTGAAAAACAGAAAAAAGGGAAACCATATTATCACCACAGAAATCGAGCACCACGCAGTGCTGCACACCTGTGAATACCTTGAAAAGGAAGGCTTTGAGGTCACCTACCTTCCGGTTGACAAGGATGGGCTCATTTCGCTGGAAGAGCTTAAAAACGCCATCAAGGATGAGACCATTCTGGTTTCAATCATGTTTGCAAACAACGAGATCGGCACCATTGAACCCATTAAAGAAATCGGTGAAATCGTTAAGGCCAAGGGCATCATTTTCCATACTGATGCGGTACAGGCCTTTGGCAATGTTCCCATTGACGTAAAAGACCTGAATGTGGACCTGCTGTCCCTTTCCAGCCATAAAATTTATGGACCGAAGGGCATCGGCGCTCTGTATATCCGCAAGGGCGTTCCGATTGATAACCTGATCCACGGCGGCGCGCAGGAAAGAAGACGCCGCGCCGGTACAGAGAACACTGCCTCCATTGTCGGGTTCGGTAAAGCAGCGGAGATGGCTGCCAATGATCTGGAGGCCAATACAGCGCATTTACAGGAGCTCAGAGACGCTTTGATCAAGGGCGTTATGGAAAGAATCCCCCAGGTGCGTTTAAACGGACATCCAACCAAACGCTTACCGGGCAATGCGAATTTCTGCTTTGACTATATCGAGGGGGAATCCATTCTCCTGAGCCTTGACCTCATTGGGGTTGCGGGCTCCAGCGGATCGGCCTGCACCTCGGGCTCTCTCGACCCATCCCATGTACTGCTGGCCATCGGCCTGCCGGCCGGGATTGCCCACGGCTCCCTGCGTCTGACCATCGGCAAGCACACCACCATGGAGGACATCGAATACGTCGTCGACAATCTTGTCGGCATCATTGAGCGGCTGAGGAAAATGTCACCCATTGACGCCAACAGCCCCATTGACGATGCCGTTTATGACCACGATCAGCACCATCATCACTGA
- the nifU gene encoding Fe-S cluster assembly scaffold protein NifU produces MEYTDKVMENFQNPKNVGEMEDANGIGQVGSPACGDIMKMYLKINDDGIVEDASFKTFGCGAAIATSSMATEMIKGKTLEEAAALKNSEVVEALGGLPTEKIHCSVLAAEAIQAAIEDYKSKHNA; encoded by the coding sequence ATGGAATATACAGATAAAGTAATGGAAAACTTCCAAAACCCTAAAAATGTGGGCGAAATGGAAGATGCTAACGGAATCGGCCAGGTAGGCAGCCCCGCCTGCGGCGATATTATGAAAATGTACTTAAAGATCAACGATGACGGCATCGTTGAGGATGCCAGCTTCAAAACCTTTGGCTGCGGAGCCGCCATTGCGACCAGCAGCATGGCGACAGAAATGATCAAGGGTAAGACCCTTGAGGAAGCCGCTGCCCTGAAAAACTCCGAAGTGGTTGAAGCCCTCGGCGGACTTCCGACTGAAAAAATCCACTGTTCTGTCCTGGCGGCTGAAGCCATTCAGGCAGCCATTGAAGACTACAAATCAAAACACAACGCATAA
- a CDS encoding AI-2E family transporter yields MEMNQKTKRSLIGIIVLALLLWAGLKNIDAVWGAFLSLMGLISPFIIGAGIAFVLNIPMSLMERRLFTRERLKGKRVQKLRRPLSILMAFLILLGILALVVFLVLPELVNAVLLFARSFPTVLENFQGWAIRILGQHSEVSAIIQKLDTGGLESLNWDMISKNLFSFFRGGAAGFLNTTLNVAASVAGGVLHTVIGVVVAVYLLFQKERLGLQTRKLLYACLPEKRVDRILDIARLTQETFSHFVSGQCIEALILTAIYAVVLSILQMPYAMTIAVLIGLFSLIPVFGAIVACCLGAFLILTASPVKALIFVISCFIVQHIEGNLIYPHVVGSSIGLSPLWILAAVTIGGGAFGILGIIVMIPLFSVLYTLTGEAVNHRLSQRHIDQKKLLKR; encoded by the coding sequence ATGGAGATGAACCAGAAAACAAAACGGTCGCTGATCGGAATCATTGTCCTGGCGCTGCTTTTGTGGGCAGGCCTTAAAAATATTGACGCTGTGTGGGGTGCTTTTCTGAGCCTGATGGGACTGATTTCACCCTTTATCATTGGCGCGGGCATTGCCTTTGTTTTAAATATTCCCATGAGCCTGATGGAAAGGCGCCTGTTTACCAGGGAGCGTTTAAAGGGAAAGCGGGTTCAGAAGCTTCGGAGGCCCCTGAGCATTCTGATGGCTTTTTTAATTCTTCTCGGTATTTTGGCGCTGGTTGTTTTTCTGGTGCTGCCTGAGCTGGTGAACGCCGTTCTGCTTTTCGCCAGAAGCTTTCCCACTGTTCTTGAGAACTTCCAGGGCTGGGCCATCCGCATTCTCGGTCAGCACTCCGAGGTTTCAGCCATTATACAGAAGCTGGATACCGGGGGGCTTGAAAGCCTGAACTGGGATATGATCAGCAAAAATCTGTTCTCCTTTTTCAGAGGCGGCGCCGCGGGATTTTTAAACACAACCCTGAACGTGGCGGCATCGGTCGCGGGCGGTGTGCTCCATACAGTGATCGGTGTTGTGGTGGCGGTTTACCTTCTTTTTCAAAAGGAGAGGCTGGGGCTTCAGACCAGAAAGCTTCTGTACGCCTGTCTGCCTGAAAAACGTGTTGACCGGATTCTTGACATTGCCAGACTCACCCAGGAAACCTTCAGCCACTTTGTCTCCGGGCAGTGTATTGAGGCTTTGATTCTGACGGCCATTTATGCTGTTGTGCTGTCAATTTTGCAGATGCCCTATGCCATGACCATCGCGGTGCTGATCGGCCTCTTTTCACTGATCCCTGTCTTTGGCGCCATTGTGGCCTGCTGCCTGGGCGCTTTTCTCATTTTAACAGCCAGCCCGGTCAAGGCGCTGATTTTTGTGATCAGCTGTTTTATCGTGCAGCATATCGAAGGAAATTTGATTTATCCGCACGTTGTGGGCAGCTCCATCGGCCTGTCACCGCTTTGGATTCTGGCCGCGGTCACCATTGGAGGGGGTGCTTTCGGTATTCTGGGCATCATTGTGATGATCCCGCTGTTCTCAGTGCTCTATACGCTGACCGGTGAGGCCGTAAACCACCGTCTTAGCCAAAGGCATATCGACCAGAAAAAGCTTTTAAAAAGATAG
- a CDS encoding AI-2E family transporter produces MKISPDKKRILIVNTIVVLICIAFAVFLWPTFSGMFMPFFMAIILAYLLNPLVRIFERRGSGRGLSVLFVCIIVLLILFGVFMSFVPSLISNIAQMVTNIPSMLRNLQNYSGQISELIQKYNASDMSKYFNLEQSLSQVAGMFGSMLQGLSNALIANSGQLMNIIIVPLVTIFLLLDKELFTQSLMYLVPIDARNPVKKMFYDIDMVIGGFIRGQGLMSIIAGILTGVGAYFMGLPYAPVIGVIAGVTTMIPYFGPAVGMVVICIMALLSSPIQMVYILIWMAIVQVVCGNLLAPALMSGNVGLHPVIIIFSIFFFGAMFGGLGMILAVPIMGTVKVVLKYLIAGFASSKEEMFR; encoded by the coding sequence ATGAAAATATCACCCGATAAAAAACGAATTTTGATTGTCAATACCATTGTCGTCCTGATTTGTATCGCATTTGCGGTATTTTTATGGCCCACCTTCTCCGGGATGTTCATGCCGTTTTTTATGGCCATTATTTTGGCGTATCTCCTGAATCCACTGGTCAGGATATTTGAACGACGGGGCTCTGGGCGGGGGTTGTCCGTTCTCTTTGTCTGTATCATTGTCCTTTTGATTTTATTTGGCGTTTTTATGAGCTTTGTGCCCAGCCTGATCAGCAACATTGCCCAGATGGTGACCAACATTCCGTCAATGCTGCGGAATTTGCAGAATTACAGCGGACAGATTTCTGAACTTATTCAAAAATACAATGCTTCGGACATGTCCAAGTACTTTAACCTTGAGCAGAGCCTTTCCCAGGTAGCCGGAATGTTCGGCAGTATGCTGCAGGGGCTGTCAAACGCTCTTATCGCCAACAGCGGCCAGCTCATGAACATTATCATCGTTCCACTGGTTACGATTTTTCTTTTGCTGGACAAGGAGCTTTTTACCCAGTCGCTCATGTACCTGGTGCCCATTGACGCCAGAAATCCAGTCAAGAAGATGTTTTACGACATTGATATGGTGATCGGCGGCTTTATCCGCGGCCAGGGCCTTATGTCCATCATCGCCGGGATTTTGACCGGAGTGGGCGCTTACTTTATGGGGCTTCCCTACGCGCCCGTCATCGGCGTGATCGCGGGTGTAACGACCATGATTCCCTATTTTGGACCGGCAGTGGGCATGGTGGTTATCTGTATTATGGCCCTGCTTTCGAGCCCGATACAGATGGTTTATATCCTGATCTGGATGGCCATTGTCCAGGTGGTGTGCGGCAATCTGCTGGCGCCGGCGCTGATGTCCGGCAACGTGGGGCTGCACCCGGTCATCATCATCTTCTCAATCTTCTTCTTCGGCGCCATGTTCGGTGGCCTTGGGATGATTCTGGCAGTGCCGATCATGGGAACGGTCAAGGTAGTGCTGAAGTATCTGATCGCCGGTTTTGCGTCCTCCAAGGAAGAAATGTTCCGGTAA
- the alaS gene encoding alanine--tRNA ligase, with protein sequence MQPLGLNEIREKFLAFFESKGHLRLKSFPLVPINDKSLLLINSGMAPMKPYFTGDEIPPRKRVTTCQKCIRTPDIENVGKTARHGTFFEMLGNFSFGDYFKNEAIPWAWEFCTEVMEMDPEKIYVSIYLDDDEAHDIWHDKIGVPEERIVRLGKEDNFWEHGLGPCGPCSELYYDRGEEYGCGSPDCAPGCECDRYVEFWNLVFTQFDKDEEGNYNPLANPNIDTGMGLERLATIMQGVDNIFEVDTIGHILNYICKKAGVKYGENQQDDVSIRVITDHVRSVTFMIADGVMPGNEGRGYVLRRLLRRAARHGKLLGMQELFLYDVAKEVVRVSSGAYPELAEKQDYIQKLIRIEEERFKETIDQGLSLLEKELDSLIAQEEKVFPGQGAFKLYDTYGFPYDLTKEIVEERGLTLIASEFEEAMQEQRERARKARAESDLAVWADDPFNPLGPDALVEFVGYNNLESTGKIIGLISGGELVSEVHAGEDVLVLLDKTSFYAESGGQVGDKGQIVAGDKVIEVTDCKKGSLSRHLHYGKVVSGTFKMGEEVTTKVNRELRAATQRNHTSTHLLQKALKQVLGDHVEQAGSFVSPDRLRFDFNHFQSMTHEEKRQVEEIVNKAILESMDVSIFETSIDEARSMGAMALFGEKYGEVVRVVKVGDFSIELCGGCHITNSAQVGMFKILSETGVAAGIRRIEAATGMNAVYHVEQMDDTLLETSEALKTNPDHLLEKVTELAEQSKHKEKVINELKHKFAGNMVMDIHQKVTVIDGVQTTIAEVEGVDMEELRNISDMLKDRMGSGIVLLGTKGKEKVNFIATATKDILGKGFHAGKLIKEVAQIAGGGGGGRPDMAQAGGKKPEKLGEALEKAKEIIKNQLD encoded by the coding sequence ATGCAACCTTTAGGTTTAAACGAAATTCGTGAAAAGTTTCTAGCGTTCTTTGAGAGCAAAGGGCATTTAAGATTAAAGAGCTTCCCGCTGGTGCCGATCAACGACAAGAGCCTGCTCCTGATCAACTCCGGGATGGCGCCCATGAAGCCTTACTTTACCGGTGACGAGATTCCGCCGAGAAAACGGGTCACCACCTGCCAGAAATGTATCCGTACCCCAGACATTGAAAATGTCGGCAAGACAGCCCGTCATGGAACCTTCTTTGAAATGCTCGGGAATTTTTCCTTTGGGGATTACTTCAAAAATGAAGCGATTCCATGGGCGTGGGAATTCTGTACCGAGGTCATGGAGATGGACCCGGAAAAAATCTATGTCTCCATCTATTTAGACGACGATGAGGCCCACGACATCTGGCACGACAAAATCGGCGTGCCTGAGGAACGGATTGTGCGTCTGGGAAAAGAAGATAACTTCTGGGAACACGGACTGGGACCATGCGGCCCCTGCTCAGAGCTCTACTATGACCGCGGCGAAGAATACGGCTGTGGAAGTCCAGACTGCGCGCCAGGCTGTGAATGCGACCGCTATGTTGAGTTCTGGAACCTGGTATTCACCCAGTTTGACAAGGACGAGGAGGGCAACTACAATCCTCTGGCAAATCCGAACATTGATACCGGCATGGGCCTGGAACGTCTGGCAACCATTATGCAGGGCGTTGACAATATCTTCGAGGTTGATACCATCGGCCATATTTTGAACTATATCTGTAAAAAAGCCGGCGTTAAATACGGCGAAAACCAGCAGGACGACGTTTCAATCCGCGTGATTACCGATCATGTGCGCAGCGTGACCTTTATGATCGCTGACGGCGTAATGCCGGGAAACGAAGGACGCGGCTATGTCTTAAGACGTCTCTTAAGACGTGCGGCCCGCCACGGCAAGCTGCTTGGCATGCAGGAGCTTTTCCTTTACGATGTGGCAAAGGAAGTGGTCCGTGTCTCCTCCGGCGCTTATCCGGAGCTGGCTGAAAAGCAGGACTATATCCAGAAGCTCATCAGAATAGAAGAGGAACGCTTTAAGGAAACCATCGACCAGGGCTTAAGCCTGCTCGAAAAGGAGCTGGACAGCCTGATTGCCCAGGAAGAAAAAGTATTCCCGGGTCAGGGTGCCTTTAAGCTGTACGATACCTACGGTTTCCCATATGACCTGACCAAGGAAATCGTTGAGGAGCGCGGCCTGACACTGATCGCCAGCGAGTTTGAAGAAGCCATGCAGGAGCAGCGGGAACGTGCCCGTAAAGCCCGTGCGGAAAGCGATCTGGCCGTTTGGGCGGACGATCCCTTCAATCCGCTGGGACCAGACGCTCTGGTGGAATTTGTCGGCTATAATAATCTGGAATCAACCGGAAAAATCATCGGCCTGATCTCCGGAGGAGAGCTGGTGAGCGAAGTGCATGCCGGTGAGGATGTACTGGTGCTGTTGGACAAGACCTCCTTTTACGCTGAAAGCGGCGGCCAGGTCGGCGATAAGGGCCAGATCGTGGCAGGCGACAAGGTGATTGAAGTGACAGACTGTAAAAAAGGCAGCCTGAGCCGCCATCTCCACTACGGCAAGGTAGTCTCCGGAACCTTTAAAATGGGCGAGGAGGTAACCACAAAGGTTAACCGTGAGCTGCGCGCCGCAACCCAGAGAAACCATACCTCAACCCATCTGCTTCAGAAAGCATTAAAACAAGTGCTGGGCGATCATGTTGAGCAGGCAGGCTCCTTTGTATCGCCAGACCGTCTCCGCTTTGACTTTAACCACTTCCAGTCAATGACCCATGAGGAAAAACGCCAGGTAGAGGAAATTGTCAATAAGGCGATTCTGGAATCCATGGACGTCTCCATTTTTGAAACCAGCATCGACGAGGCCCGCTCCATGGGAGCGATGGCACTTTTCGGCGAAAAATACGGCGAGGTGGTCCGCGTTGTCAAGGTTGGGGATTTCAGCATTGAGCTTTGCGGCGGCTGCCATATCACCAACTCCGCCCAGGTCGGGATGTTTAAAATTCTGAGTGAAACGGGCGTTGCCGCCGGTATCCGGCGTATTGAGGCGGCCACAGGCATGAACGCAGTTTATCATGTGGAACAGATGGACGACACTTTGCTCGAAACCTCCGAAGCTCTGAAGACCAATCCGGACCACCTTCTGGAAAAGGTCACCGAGCTGGCAGAACAGAGCAAGCATAAAGAAAAAGTCATCAACGAGCTCAAGCATAAGTTTGCTGGCAACATGGTCATGGATATTCACCAGAAGGTGACCGTCATCGACGGCGTTCAGACCACCATCGCAGAGGTTGAGGGCGTGGACATGGAAGAGCTCCGCAACATCAGCGATATGCTTAAGGACCGCATGGGCTCCGGCATTGTGCTGCTGGGCACCAAGGGCAAGGAAAAGGTCAACTTTATCGCCACAGCCACCAAGGATATTCTCGGCAAGGGTTTCCATGCCGGCAAGCTTATTAAGGAAGTAGCGCAGATTGCAGGCGGCGGCGGCGGCGGACGTCCGGATATGGCCCAGGCTGGCGGCAAAAAGCCCGAAAAACTGGGAGAAGCCTTAGAAAAAGCTAAAGAAATCATCAAGAATCAGCTGGACTAA
- a CDS encoding IreB family regulatory phosphoprotein, with protein sequence MDSNTVFDRGTILFDVNNDKAKTIDEVMQEVNKALIEKGYNPVNQIVGYVMSGDPTYITSHNDARNLIQKIERDELLEELVKRYLSSIQE encoded by the coding sequence ATGGATAGCAATACAGTATTTGATCGAGGGACCATCTTGTTTGACGTGAACAACGATAAAGCTAAAACAATTGATGAAGTCATGCAGGAAGTCAACAAGGCATTGATCGAAAAAGGATATAATCCCGTTAATCAAATCGTTGGTTATGTTATGTCAGGCGATCCGACTTATATTACAAGCCATAATGATGCCCGTAACTTAATCCAGAAAATCGAACGCGATGAACTTCTTGAAGAGCTGGTGAAACGCTATTTGAGCAGTATTCAAGAATAA
- a CDS encoding aldo/keto reductase: MEYRKLGQTGIEVSRLCFGSLTIGPLQKNKTLEESRPIIEAALEAGINFFDTADLYNCYPYLKQALEIKKDLVICTKSYDYSAEGAAKSLDRALRELGRDYVDLYMLHEQESRLTFEGHWEAIEYLLKMKEKGVIRAFGISTHRVEGVRDAADFDEIEVVFPLINLTGIGIEDGSREDMEAAILKAKQAGKGVFGMKPLGGGNLLASKEACFDYILGLETLDAIAFGMQSVDEVRYNVAKVNGEPIGAALEKRVAGAEKSLHISDWCEGCGECAAHCSQKALTIIDGKAQVDHSKCLTCCYCAAYCPLFCIKVI; encoded by the coding sequence ATGGAATATCGTAAACTGGGACAGACGGGTATTGAGGTTTCAAGGCTCTGCTTTGGAAGCCTGACCATCGGTCCGCTGCAGAAAAACAAAACATTGGAAGAAAGCCGCCCGATCATTGAAGCGGCTCTGGAGGCCGGGATCAATTTTTTTGATACGGCCGATCTATATAATTGCTACCCTTACCTGAAGCAGGCCCTGGAAATCAAGAAGGATCTGGTCATCTGTACCAAGTCCTATGATTATTCGGCCGAGGGAGCAGCCAAAAGCCTGGACAGGGCCCTGCGTGAGCTTGGACGGGATTACGTCGATCTCTATATGCTGCATGAGCAGGAAAGCCGCCTGACCTTTGAAGGCCACTGGGAAGCCATTGAGTATCTTCTGAAAATGAAGGAGAAGGGCGTTATCCGCGCTTTTGGCATATCCACCCACCGGGTTGAGGGGGTGCGTGATGCGGCGGACTTTGACGAGATCGAGGTTGTTTTTCCCCTCATTAACCTGACAGGTATTGGCATTGAGGATGGAAGCCGCGAGGATATGGAAGCCGCAATTCTTAAGGCCAAGCAGGCCGGGAAGGGCGTTTTTGGCATGAAGCCCCTGGGCGGCGGTAACCTGCTGGCCAGCAAGGAAGCCTGCTTCGACTATATCCTGGGTCTGGAAACCCTGGACGCCATCGCCTTTGGCATGCAGTCTGTAGACGAGGTGCGCTACAATGTGGCCAAAGTAAACGGAGAGCCCATTGGAGCAGCGCTTGAGAAACGTGTGGCAGGCGCAGAAAAAAGCCTTCATATCAGTGACTGGTGCGAGGGCTGCGGCGAGTGCGCTGCCCATTGCAGCCAGAAAGCACTCACAATTATTGATGGAAAAGCACAGGTGGACCACTCAAAGTGTCTGACCTGCTGTTATTGTGCGGCCTATTGTCCGCTTTTTTGTATAAAGGTCATCTAG
- the ruvX gene encoding Holliday junction resolvase RuvX codes for MATKRILGLDVGDKYIGIAVSDPLGITAQGYRTWKRGTRDDDLAFFKDVVEQFNVTTLVSGLPKDMEGNETAQARKTRNFCQFLKKRLNLEVVYIDERLTSKASERILIEGGVRREKRKDYIDTLAAQMILQVYLDSSMNTKEGY; via the coding sequence ATGGCAACAAAACGTATACTCGGCCTTGACGTCGGGGATAAATATATTGGCATCGCAGTCAGTGACCCGCTGGGCATAACCGCCCAGGGCTACAGAACCTGGAAACGCGGGACACGTGACGACGATCTGGCTTTTTTTAAAGACGTGGTGGAACAGTTTAATGTGACCACCCTGGTATCTGGCCTTCCTAAGGATATGGAAGGGAACGAGACCGCCCAGGCCCGCAAGACCCGCAATTTTTGCCAGTTCCTGAAAAAACGGCTGAACCTGGAGGTCGTCTATATTGATGAACGGCTAACCTCAAAGGCATCGGAGCGGATTTTGATTGAAGGCGGAGTGCGCCGGGAGAAACGCAAGGATTACATTGACACTCTGGCGGCCCAGATGATCCTCCAGGTCTATCTGGACAGCAGCATGAACACAAAAGAAGGATATTAA
- a CDS encoding DUF1292 domain-containing protein — MEDNKVTLLDEDGVERVFELVVSFDIEDKTYVLLAEDEESEDVFPFVIREDENGEETLYPVESEEEFALIEQTYEQLMEEDDDDEECGCGCGCGGDHQE; from the coding sequence ATGGAAGACAACAAAGTTACATTATTGGATGAAGACGGCGTAGAACGCGTATTTGAGCTGGTGGTCAGCTTTGACATTGAAGATAAAACCTATGTCCTCTTAGCAGAAGACGAAGAAAGCGAAGATGTATTCCCATTCGTTATCCGCGAGGATGAAAACGGCGAAGAAACCCTGTACCCGGTCGAAAGCGAAGAAGAATTCGCCCTGATCGAACAGACCTATGAACAGCTGATGGAAGAAGATGATGACGATGAAGAATGCGGCTGTGGCTGCGGCTGCGGTGGAGACCATCAGGAATAA
- the sfsA gene encoding DNA/RNA nuclease SfsA — protein sequence MELSSFPIVEGEFIARPNRFIARVMIDTDSAPREIMAHVANTGRMRELLVPGARVQMAFNPSPKRKTDFTLLTVWYKGTWVCIHSTMANALAFEFMEKAPDICQLKREVTYGKSRFDLAFEREGHPCLYEVKSANLVVGAAAMFPDAPTERGCKHLEELMQAHKEGYEAGVLFVVQREDVRFFTPNIATDPLFSGLLKKGYEEGLVVRALRCVIRGNTITIDSEIPVCFETAGRI from the coding sequence ATGGAGCTGAGCAGCTTCCCCATCGTTGAGGGGGAATTTATCGCCAGACCCAACCGGTTTATTGCCCGGGTTATGATTGATACAGACAGCGCCCCACGTGAAATTATGGCGCATGTAGCAAATACCGGCCGGATGCGGGAGCTTCTCGTGCCCGGCGCCCGGGTTCAAATGGCCTTTAATCCGTCGCCAAAGCGAAAGACGGATTTTACATTACTGACAGTCTGGTACAAAGGTACCTGGGTTTGCATACATTCAACCATGGCCAACGCCCTTGCCTTTGAGTTTATGGAAAAAGCCCCGGACATCTGTCAGCTTAAAAGGGAAGTGACCTACGGCAAAAGCCGGTTTGACCTGGCTTTTGAACGGGAGGGGCACCCCTGTTTGTACGAAGTGAAAAGCGCTAACCTGGTGGTTGGTGCTGCGGCGATGTTTCCAGACGCCCCCACCGAAAGGGGCTGTAAACACCTGGAAGAACTGATGCAGGCGCATAAAGAAGGTTATGAGGCCGGTGTGCTCTTCGTTGTACAAAGAGAGGACGTCCGTTTTTTTACGCCCAATATTGCCACCGATCCGCTGTTTTCAGGACTGCTTAAAAAGGGTTATGAAGAGGGCTTGGTCGTTCGCGCCTTAAGGTGTGTCATTCGAGGAAACACAATAACAATTGATTCAGAAATACCGGTCTGTTTTGAGACAGCCGGACGGATATAA